A genomic stretch from Microplitis mediator isolate UGA2020A chromosome 10, iyMicMedi2.1, whole genome shotgun sequence includes:
- the LOC130676732 gene encoding DNA-binding protein P3A2 isoform X4 produces MVSLPSTESGNMDRMDRLTDDDDDEPSSGSEAYDDGDLMQQAMDDDVTAQLAAAGWQYKCANGPVGVAAAAAIVSAKKRKRPHSFETNPSIRKRQQNRLLRKLRQTIDEFATRVGQQAIVLVATPGKPNSSYKVFGAKPLEDVVKNLKSMIMEELESALAQQAPPPVQDDPSLYELPPLIIDGIPTPVEKMTQAQLRAFIPLMLKYSTGRGKPGWGRESTRPPWWPKELPWANVRMDARSEDEKQKISWTHALRQIVINCYKFHGREDLLPAFNEDDDKSNILVQQTTPHSSHASSSQGQNEQQQQQQQQQTMTTQYPTTVLQTISNPDGTVSIIQVDPSNPIITLPDGTTAQVQGVATIHTSQGDVQTIGEVGGAEGSVSVDINSVTEATLGQDGQIILTGEDGHGYPVSVSGVITVPVSASMYQTMVANIQSDGTVQMVTPMVQVPKVEPGNGETIEAVTIQGHPMTMINANGEHQVLQVISLKDANALTKAMQGEIIKDEDSQQQQTVSSPE; encoded by the exons ATGGTTTCATTGCCGAGCACTGAATCTGGCAACATGGATAGAATGGACCGACTGACGGACGACGACGATGATGAGCCTAGCAGTGGATCAGAGGCCTATGACGATGGTGACCTCATGCAACAAGCTATGGATGACGATGTGACGGCCCAGCTCGCCGCTGCAGGTTGGCAATACAAATGCGCTAATG GACCTGTTGGTGTTGCCGCTGCAGCAGCAATCGTATCAGCTAAAAAACGAAAACGACCACACAGTTTTGAAACAAATCCCAGCATTAGAAAACGCCAACAAAATCGTTTATTAAGAAAACTCAGA CAAACCATAGATGAATTTGCGACACGAGTCGGTCAACAAGCAATAGTATTAGTAGCCACACCTGGAAAACCAAATAGTAGTTACAAAGTATTTGGAGCAAAGCCTCTTGAAGatgtagttaaaaatttaaaatcaatgattATGGAAGAGTTAGAGAGCGCATTAGCACAACAAGCACCACCACCTGTTCAAGATGATCCATCGTTATATGAATTACCGCCATTAATAATTGATGGGATACCAACACCAGTTGAAAAAATGACACAAGCACAGCTCAGGGCATTTATACCGTTGATGTTAAAGTATTCTACAGGTAGAGGTAAACCAGGTTGGGGTAGAGAAAGTACACGACCACCATGGTGGCCAAAAGAATTGCCATGGGCAAATGTACGTATGGATGCAAGGTCTGAagatgaaaaacaaaag ATTTCTTGGACGCATGCGCTGAGACAAATAGTCATAAATTGTTACAAATTTCATGGAAGAGAGGATCTGTTACCAGCCTTCAATGAAGATGATgataaatcaaatattttggTTCAGCAGACGACACCACATTCGTCGCATGCATCATCAAGTCAAGGACAAAatgaacaacaacaacagcagcagcagcaacaaacG atGACAACACAGTATCCAACAACTGTTTTACAAACGATATCGAATCCAGATGGAACGGTATCAATTATTCAAGTAGATCCAAGTAATCCGATAATAACATTGCCCGATGGTACAACTGCACAAGTTCAGGGTGTTGCCACT ATTCATACGAGTCAAGGTGACGTTCAAACAATTGGCGAAGTAGGAGGTGCTGAAGGCAGTGTTTCTGTTGACATTAACAGTGTCACTGAAGCAACACTGGGTCAAGACGGTCAAATTATTCTCACAGGAGAAGATGGACATG GCTATCCAGTCTCAGTGTCCGGTGTGATCACAGTACCAGTGTCAGCAAGTATGTACCAAACAATGGTGGCTAACATCCAGAGTGATGGTACCGTTCAAATGGTCACACCAATGGTACAAGTTCCAAAAGTTGAACCGGGAAATGGAGAGACTATTGAAGCTGTTACCATTCAGGGTCATCCGATGACGATGATAAATGCTAATGGTGAACACCAGGTGTTACAAGTGATATCACTCAAGGATGCTAATGCATTGACAAAAGCAATGCAAGgcgaaataataaaagacgAAGACAGCCAGCAACAGCAAACGGTATCAAGTCCCGAATGA
- the LOC130676732 gene encoding DNA-binding protein P3A2 isoform X1, whose amino-acid sequence MVSLPSTESGNMDRMDRLTDDDDDEPSSGSEAYDDGDLMQQAMDDDVTAQLAAAGWQYKCANGPVGVAAAAAIVSAKKRKRPHSFETNPSIRKRQQNRLLRKLRQTIDEFATRVGQQAIVLVATPGKPNSSYKVFGAKPLEDVVKNLKSMIMEELESALAQQAPPPVQDDPSLYELPPLIIDGIPTPVEKMTQAQLRAFIPLMLKYSTGRGKPGWGRESTRPPWWPKELPWANVRMDARSEDEKQKISWTHALRQIVINCYKFHGREDLLPAFNEDDDKSNILVQQTTPHSSHASSSQGQNEQQQQQQQQQTVGVVRLSSTGSSKGNSSPQQILSASPTSLATATQVLMTTQYPTTVLQTISNPDGTVSIIQVDPSNPIITLPDGTTAQVQGVATIHTSQGDVQTIGEVGGAEGSVSVDINSVTEATLGQDGQIILTGEDGHGYPVSVSGVITVPVSASMYQTMVANIQSDGTVQMVTPMVQVPKVEPGNGETIEAVTIQGHPMTMINANGEHQVLQVISLKDANALTKAMQGEIIKDEDSQQQQTVSSPE is encoded by the exons ATGGTTTCATTGCCGAGCACTGAATCTGGCAACATGGATAGAATGGACCGACTGACGGACGACGACGATGATGAGCCTAGCAGTGGATCAGAGGCCTATGACGATGGTGACCTCATGCAACAAGCTATGGATGACGATGTGACGGCCCAGCTCGCCGCTGCAGGTTGGCAATACAAATGCGCTAATG GACCTGTTGGTGTTGCCGCTGCAGCAGCAATCGTATCAGCTAAAAAACGAAAACGACCACACAGTTTTGAAACAAATCCCAGCATTAGAAAACGCCAACAAAATCGTTTATTAAGAAAACTCAGA CAAACCATAGATGAATTTGCGACACGAGTCGGTCAACAAGCAATAGTATTAGTAGCCACACCTGGAAAACCAAATAGTAGTTACAAAGTATTTGGAGCAAAGCCTCTTGAAGatgtagttaaaaatttaaaatcaatgattATGGAAGAGTTAGAGAGCGCATTAGCACAACAAGCACCACCACCTGTTCAAGATGATCCATCGTTATATGAATTACCGCCATTAATAATTGATGGGATACCAACACCAGTTGAAAAAATGACACAAGCACAGCTCAGGGCATTTATACCGTTGATGTTAAAGTATTCTACAGGTAGAGGTAAACCAGGTTGGGGTAGAGAAAGTACACGACCACCATGGTGGCCAAAAGAATTGCCATGGGCAAATGTACGTATGGATGCAAGGTCTGAagatgaaaaacaaaag ATTTCTTGGACGCATGCGCTGAGACAAATAGTCATAAATTGTTACAAATTTCATGGAAGAGAGGATCTGTTACCAGCCTTCAATGAAGATGATgataaatcaaatattttggTTCAGCAGACGACACCACATTCGTCGCATGCATCATCAAGTCAAGGACAAAatgaacaacaacaacagcagcagcagcaacaaacGGTGGGAGTTGTTCGGCTTAGCAGCACGGGTTCATCTAAGGGAAACTCTTCGCCACAACAGATTCTTTCCGCGTCACCTACATCTCTTGCCACTGCCACTCAGGTGCTA atGACAACACAGTATCCAACAACTGTTTTACAAACGATATCGAATCCAGATGGAACGGTATCAATTATTCAAGTAGATCCAAGTAATCCGATAATAACATTGCCCGATGGTACAACTGCACAAGTTCAGGGTGTTGCCACT ATTCATACGAGTCAAGGTGACGTTCAAACAATTGGCGAAGTAGGAGGTGCTGAAGGCAGTGTTTCTGTTGACATTAACAGTGTCACTGAAGCAACACTGGGTCAAGACGGTCAAATTATTCTCACAGGAGAAGATGGACATG GCTATCCAGTCTCAGTGTCCGGTGTGATCACAGTACCAGTGTCAGCAAGTATGTACCAAACAATGGTGGCTAACATCCAGAGTGATGGTACCGTTCAAATGGTCACACCAATGGTACAAGTTCCAAAAGTTGAACCGGGAAATGGAGAGACTATTGAAGCTGTTACCATTCAGGGTCATCCGATGACGATGATAAATGCTAATGGTGAACACCAGGTGTTACAAGTGATATCACTCAAGGATGCTAATGCATTGACAAAAGCAATGCAAGgcgaaataataaaagacgAAGACAGCCAGCAACAGCAAACGGTATCAAGTCCCGAATGA
- the LOC130676732 gene encoding DNA-binding protein P3A2 isoform X3: MVSLPSTESGNMDRMDRLTDDDDDEPSSGSEAYDDGDLMQQAMDDDVTAQLAAAGPVGVAAAAAIVSAKKRKRPHSFETNPSIRKRQQNRLLRKLRQTIDEFATRVGQQAIVLVATPGKPNSSYKVFGAKPLEDVVKNLKSMIMEELESALAQQAPPPVQDDPSLYELPPLIIDGIPTPVEKMTQAQLRAFIPLMLKYSTGRGKPGWGRESTRPPWWPKELPWANVRMDARSEDEKQKISWTHALRQIVINCYKFHGREDLLPAFNEDDDKSNILVQQTTPHSSHASSSQGQNEQQQQQQQQQTVGVVRLSSTGSSKGNSSPQQILSASPTSLATATQVLMTTQYPTTVLQTISNPDGTVSIIQVDPSNPIITLPDGTTAQVQGVATIHTSQGDVQTIGEVGGAEGSVSVDINSVTEATLGQDGQIILTGEDGHGYPVSVSGVITVPVSASMYQTMVANIQSDGTVQMVTPMVQVPKVEPGNGETIEAVTIQGHPMTMINANGEHQVLQVISLKDANALTKAMQGEIIKDEDSQQQQTVSSPE, from the exons ATGGTTTCATTGCCGAGCACTGAATCTGGCAACATGGATAGAATGGACCGACTGACGGACGACGACGATGATGAGCCTAGCAGTGGATCAGAGGCCTATGACGATGGTGACCTCATGCAACAAGCTATGGATGACGATGTGACGGCCCAGCTCGCCGCTGCAG GACCTGTTGGTGTTGCCGCTGCAGCAGCAATCGTATCAGCTAAAAAACGAAAACGACCACACAGTTTTGAAACAAATCCCAGCATTAGAAAACGCCAACAAAATCGTTTATTAAGAAAACTCAGA CAAACCATAGATGAATTTGCGACACGAGTCGGTCAACAAGCAATAGTATTAGTAGCCACACCTGGAAAACCAAATAGTAGTTACAAAGTATTTGGAGCAAAGCCTCTTGAAGatgtagttaaaaatttaaaatcaatgattATGGAAGAGTTAGAGAGCGCATTAGCACAACAAGCACCACCACCTGTTCAAGATGATCCATCGTTATATGAATTACCGCCATTAATAATTGATGGGATACCAACACCAGTTGAAAAAATGACACAAGCACAGCTCAGGGCATTTATACCGTTGATGTTAAAGTATTCTACAGGTAGAGGTAAACCAGGTTGGGGTAGAGAAAGTACACGACCACCATGGTGGCCAAAAGAATTGCCATGGGCAAATGTACGTATGGATGCAAGGTCTGAagatgaaaaacaaaag ATTTCTTGGACGCATGCGCTGAGACAAATAGTCATAAATTGTTACAAATTTCATGGAAGAGAGGATCTGTTACCAGCCTTCAATGAAGATGATgataaatcaaatattttggTTCAGCAGACGACACCACATTCGTCGCATGCATCATCAAGTCAAGGACAAAatgaacaacaacaacagcagcagcagcaacaaacGGTGGGAGTTGTTCGGCTTAGCAGCACGGGTTCATCTAAGGGAAACTCTTCGCCACAACAGATTCTTTCCGCGTCACCTACATCTCTTGCCACTGCCACTCAGGTGCTA atGACAACACAGTATCCAACAACTGTTTTACAAACGATATCGAATCCAGATGGAACGGTATCAATTATTCAAGTAGATCCAAGTAATCCGATAATAACATTGCCCGATGGTACAACTGCACAAGTTCAGGGTGTTGCCACT ATTCATACGAGTCAAGGTGACGTTCAAACAATTGGCGAAGTAGGAGGTGCTGAAGGCAGTGTTTCTGTTGACATTAACAGTGTCACTGAAGCAACACTGGGTCAAGACGGTCAAATTATTCTCACAGGAGAAGATGGACATG GCTATCCAGTCTCAGTGTCCGGTGTGATCACAGTACCAGTGTCAGCAAGTATGTACCAAACAATGGTGGCTAACATCCAGAGTGATGGTACCGTTCAAATGGTCACACCAATGGTACAAGTTCCAAAAGTTGAACCGGGAAATGGAGAGACTATTGAAGCTGTTACCATTCAGGGTCATCCGATGACGATGATAAATGCTAATGGTGAACACCAGGTGTTACAAGTGATATCACTCAAGGATGCTAATGCATTGACAAAAGCAATGCAAGgcgaaataataaaagacgAAGACAGCCAGCAACAGCAAACGGTATCAAGTCCCGAATGA
- the LOC130676732 gene encoding DNA-binding protein P3A2 isoform X2 codes for MVSLPSTESGNMDRMDRLTDDDDDEPSSGSEAYDDGDLMQQAMDDDVTAQLAAAGWQYKCANGPVGVAAAAAIVSAKKRKRPHSFETNPSIRKRQQNRLLRKLRQTIDEFATRVGQQAIVLVATPGKPNSSYKVFGAKPLEDVVKNLKSMIMEELESALAQQAPPPVQDDPSLYELPPLIIDGIPTPVEKMTQAQLRAFIPLMLKYSTGRGKPGWGRESTRPPWWPKELPWANVRMDARSEDEKQKISWTHALRQIVINCYKFHGREDLLPAFNEDDDKSNILVQQTTPHSSHASSSQGQNEQQQQQQQQQTVGVVRLSSTGSSKGNSSPQQILSASPTSLATATQMTTQYPTTVLQTISNPDGTVSIIQVDPSNPIITLPDGTTAQVQGVATIHTSQGDVQTIGEVGGAEGSVSVDINSVTEATLGQDGQIILTGEDGHGYPVSVSGVITVPVSASMYQTMVANIQSDGTVQMVTPMVQVPKVEPGNGETIEAVTIQGHPMTMINANGEHQVLQVISLKDANALTKAMQGEIIKDEDSQQQQTVSSPE; via the exons ATGGTTTCATTGCCGAGCACTGAATCTGGCAACATGGATAGAATGGACCGACTGACGGACGACGACGATGATGAGCCTAGCAGTGGATCAGAGGCCTATGACGATGGTGACCTCATGCAACAAGCTATGGATGACGATGTGACGGCCCAGCTCGCCGCTGCAGGTTGGCAATACAAATGCGCTAATG GACCTGTTGGTGTTGCCGCTGCAGCAGCAATCGTATCAGCTAAAAAACGAAAACGACCACACAGTTTTGAAACAAATCCCAGCATTAGAAAACGCCAACAAAATCGTTTATTAAGAAAACTCAGA CAAACCATAGATGAATTTGCGACACGAGTCGGTCAACAAGCAATAGTATTAGTAGCCACACCTGGAAAACCAAATAGTAGTTACAAAGTATTTGGAGCAAAGCCTCTTGAAGatgtagttaaaaatttaaaatcaatgattATGGAAGAGTTAGAGAGCGCATTAGCACAACAAGCACCACCACCTGTTCAAGATGATCCATCGTTATATGAATTACCGCCATTAATAATTGATGGGATACCAACACCAGTTGAAAAAATGACACAAGCACAGCTCAGGGCATTTATACCGTTGATGTTAAAGTATTCTACAGGTAGAGGTAAACCAGGTTGGGGTAGAGAAAGTACACGACCACCATGGTGGCCAAAAGAATTGCCATGGGCAAATGTACGTATGGATGCAAGGTCTGAagatgaaaaacaaaag ATTTCTTGGACGCATGCGCTGAGACAAATAGTCATAAATTGTTACAAATTTCATGGAAGAGAGGATCTGTTACCAGCCTTCAATGAAGATGATgataaatcaaatattttggTTCAGCAGACGACACCACATTCGTCGCATGCATCATCAAGTCAAGGACAAAatgaacaacaacaacagcagcagcagcaacaaacGGTGGGAGTTGTTCGGCTTAGCAGCACGGGTTCATCTAAGGGAAACTCTTCGCCACAACAGATTCTTTCCGCGTCACCTACATCTCTTGCCACTGCCACTCAG atGACAACACAGTATCCAACAACTGTTTTACAAACGATATCGAATCCAGATGGAACGGTATCAATTATTCAAGTAGATCCAAGTAATCCGATAATAACATTGCCCGATGGTACAACTGCACAAGTTCAGGGTGTTGCCACT ATTCATACGAGTCAAGGTGACGTTCAAACAATTGGCGAAGTAGGAGGTGCTGAAGGCAGTGTTTCTGTTGACATTAACAGTGTCACTGAAGCAACACTGGGTCAAGACGGTCAAATTATTCTCACAGGAGAAGATGGACATG GCTATCCAGTCTCAGTGTCCGGTGTGATCACAGTACCAGTGTCAGCAAGTATGTACCAAACAATGGTGGCTAACATCCAGAGTGATGGTACCGTTCAAATGGTCACACCAATGGTACAAGTTCCAAAAGTTGAACCGGGAAATGGAGAGACTATTGAAGCTGTTACCATTCAGGGTCATCCGATGACGATGATAAATGCTAATGGTGAACACCAGGTGTTACAAGTGATATCACTCAAGGATGCTAATGCATTGACAAAAGCAATGCAAGgcgaaataataaaagacgAAGACAGCCAGCAACAGCAAACGGTATCAAGTCCCGAATGA
- the LOC130676732 gene encoding DNA-binding protein Ewg isoform X5 has protein sequence MVSLPSTESGNMDRMDRLTDDDDDEPSSGSEAYDDGDLMQQAMDDDVTAQLAAAGWQYKCANGPVGVAAAAAIVSAKKRKRPHSFETNPSIRKRQQNRLLRKLRQTIDEFATRVGQQAIVLVATPGKPNSSYKVFGAKPLEDVVKNLKSMIMEELESALAQQAPPPVQDDPSLYELPPLIIDGIPTPVEKMTQAQLRAFIPLMLKYSTGRGKPGWGRESTRPPWWPKELPWANVRMDARSEDEKQKISWTHALRQIVINCYKFHGREDLLPAFNEDDDKSNILVQQTTPHSSHASSSQGQNEQQQQQQQQQTVGVVRLSSTGSSKGNSSPQQILSASPTSLATATQVLMTTQYPTTVLQTISNPDGTVSIIQVDPSNPIITLPDGTTAQVQGVATIHTSQGDVQTIGEVGGAEGSVSVDINSVTEATLGQDGQIILTGEDGHGKTVFYTLCTVAGQELLEQ, from the exons ATGGTTTCATTGCCGAGCACTGAATCTGGCAACATGGATAGAATGGACCGACTGACGGACGACGACGATGATGAGCCTAGCAGTGGATCAGAGGCCTATGACGATGGTGACCTCATGCAACAAGCTATGGATGACGATGTGACGGCCCAGCTCGCCGCTGCAGGTTGGCAATACAAATGCGCTAATG GACCTGTTGGTGTTGCCGCTGCAGCAGCAATCGTATCAGCTAAAAAACGAAAACGACCACACAGTTTTGAAACAAATCCCAGCATTAGAAAACGCCAACAAAATCGTTTATTAAGAAAACTCAGA CAAACCATAGATGAATTTGCGACACGAGTCGGTCAACAAGCAATAGTATTAGTAGCCACACCTGGAAAACCAAATAGTAGTTACAAAGTATTTGGAGCAAAGCCTCTTGAAGatgtagttaaaaatttaaaatcaatgattATGGAAGAGTTAGAGAGCGCATTAGCACAACAAGCACCACCACCTGTTCAAGATGATCCATCGTTATATGAATTACCGCCATTAATAATTGATGGGATACCAACACCAGTTGAAAAAATGACACAAGCACAGCTCAGGGCATTTATACCGTTGATGTTAAAGTATTCTACAGGTAGAGGTAAACCAGGTTGGGGTAGAGAAAGTACACGACCACCATGGTGGCCAAAAGAATTGCCATGGGCAAATGTACGTATGGATGCAAGGTCTGAagatgaaaaacaaaag ATTTCTTGGACGCATGCGCTGAGACAAATAGTCATAAATTGTTACAAATTTCATGGAAGAGAGGATCTGTTACCAGCCTTCAATGAAGATGATgataaatcaaatattttggTTCAGCAGACGACACCACATTCGTCGCATGCATCATCAAGTCAAGGACAAAatgaacaacaacaacagcagcagcagcaacaaacGGTGGGAGTTGTTCGGCTTAGCAGCACGGGTTCATCTAAGGGAAACTCTTCGCCACAACAGATTCTTTCCGCGTCACCTACATCTCTTGCCACTGCCACTCAGGTGCTA atGACAACACAGTATCCAACAACTGTTTTACAAACGATATCGAATCCAGATGGAACGGTATCAATTATTCAAGTAGATCCAAGTAATCCGATAATAACATTGCCCGATGGTACAACTGCACAAGTTCAGGGTGTTGCCACT ATTCATACGAGTCAAGGTGACGTTCAAACAATTGGCGAAGTAGGAGGTGCTGAAGGCAGTGTTTCTGTTGACATTAACAGTGTCACTGAAGCAACACTGGGTCAAGACGGTCAAATTATTCTCACAGGAGAAGATGGACATGGTAAAACTGTTTTCTATACGCTCTGCACCGTCGCCGGCCAGGAACTACTCGAGCAGTGA
- the LOC130676736 gene encoding cytochrome c oxidase subunit 5A, mitochondrial: MLRLVAGRIGSAVRGIAAPRTSAALVNGTRNSSHGPQETDEEFDTRFENYFNRKDIDHWEIRKAMNDLAGMDLVPEPRIINAALRACRRLDDYALAVRFLEVVRYKGGDQAHVIWPYVVQEIRPTLDELGILTPEEMGYDKPELALISPYDM, from the exons ATGCTACGACTTGTAGCAGGACGTATTGGATCAGCCGTCCGGGGTATCGCTGCTCCAAGGACATCAGCAGCTTTAGTTAATGGAACCAGAAATTCATCCCACGGTCCCCAGGAAACCGACGAGGAGTTCGATACCAGATTTGAAAACTACTTCAATCGTAAGGACATCGATCACTGGGAAATCCGTAAGGCCATGAATGATTTAGCTG GTATGGATCTTGTTCCCGAACCTAGAATAATAAACGCAGCATTGAGAGCTTGCCGCCGTTTAGATGATTACGCTTTGGCTGTCAGATTTCTCGAAGTTGTCAGATACAAGGGTGGAGATCAAGCCCACGTAATTTGGCCATACGTTGTCCAGGAAATAAGACCGACTCTCGATGAGTTGGGTATTCTTACACCCGAAGAAATGGGATACGACAAACCAGAGTTAGCGCTCATATCTCCATACGATATGTaa